A stretch of the Streptosporangium sp. NBC_01755 genome encodes the following:
- a CDS encoding helix-turn-helix transcriptional regulator, with translation MPSLSGEDYRRLLKFVTLAIDDVRPHFPSVTMNACLRELFEADVVGAGTVDLLGTSSRRWATNPAPVDLGSVGFHELAIHHPILGAYRRSQETTPLRLSDVSDSSDDRDALRFLQLVPGISRVITIPLAVSALRISVIAIMRSGRDFATRDMLMAQRLQPIVAGIYALQVSDAPGRPRALNPAGLFDDDLDIRLTERELVVLGFLSSDLIPAAIARRLDMSPRTLDKHIQHIYRKFDTRDRTSTVLKAQNLGFFQRS, from the coding sequence GTGCCATCACTGTCCGGCGAGGACTATCGCAGACTGTTGAAGTTCGTAACCCTGGCGATAGATGATGTGAGACCGCACTTTCCCAGTGTCACGATGAACGCATGCCTTCGTGAACTTTTCGAGGCTGATGTCGTCGGGGCCGGGACCGTCGACCTGCTGGGCACCTCCAGTCGGCGCTGGGCCACCAATCCGGCCCCGGTTGATCTGGGATCTGTGGGGTTTCACGAGCTCGCCATCCACCATCCGATCTTGGGCGCTTACCGTCGCAGCCAAGAGACGACACCATTACGGCTGAGCGACGTCTCAGACTCGTCGGACGATCGTGACGCTCTTCGCTTTCTCCAACTCGTGCCGGGCATCAGTCGAGTAATCACCATTCCCCTGGCCGTCTCGGCACTACGCATCAGCGTGATTGCCATCATGCGTTCCGGCCGCGACTTCGCCACCCGGGACATGCTTATGGCCCAGCGACTTCAGCCGATCGTCGCTGGTATCTATGCACTTCAGGTCAGCGATGCCCCCGGCAGGCCAAGAGCCCTCAACCCAGCCGGTCTTTTTGACGATGACCTGGATATCCGGCTCACGGAGAGAGAACTCGTCGTACTCGGCTTCCTGAGCAGCGACCTGATCCCGGCTGCGATAGCCCGCCGCCTCGACATGTCACCAAGGACGCTGGACAAGCACATCCAGCACATCTATCGGAAGTTTGACACTCGTGATCGCACCAGCACTGTTCTGAAGGCCCAAAACCTGGGATTCTTCCAGCGTTCTTGA